The following proteins are encoded in a genomic region of Brachyspira pilosicoli:
- a CDS encoding PTS lactose/cellobiose transporter subunit IIA codes for MTEEQEKFMEENVFPIISLAGESKSLAYEALRLAKEKKFDEAEEKMKEADAIILKSHEFQTNLITREADGEKIEITMLFVHAQDHLMTAMSEKNLIKEMIDILKQK; via the coding sequence ATGACTGAAGAACAAGAAAAATTTATGGAAGAAAATGTGTTTCCTATTATTAGTTTAGCAGGAGAAAGTAAAAGTTTGGCTTATGAAGCTTTGAGACTCGCTAAAGAAAAAAAATTCGATGAAGCAGAAGAAAAAATGAAAGAAGCAGATGCTATCATTTTAAAATCTCATGAGTTTCAAACAAACCTTATAACAAGAGAAGCAGATGGTGAGAAAATAGAAATTACTATGCTTTTTGTACATGCCCAAGATCATTTAATGACTGCTATGAGCGAAAAAAATCTCATAAAAGAAATGATTGATATATTAAAACAAAAATAA
- a CDS encoding MBL fold metallo-hydrolase has translation MSELKVSCINTNMYGMNSYIVSVEDEAIIIDIAKLSFGYDDYTKLLEGKKLINVLFTHGHFDHMSGADDIRTIYKDTKHAVHKDDYDFFQDAELNASGYFGKGIKCQSPEIKFNDGDTFKLKDKEFKVIHTPGHTKGGVCYYTEGHLFCGDTIFAYGIGRYDLATGNYAELENSITNIIYKLPDDTLLYPGHDAYGFKLSQRKKMGIM, from the coding sequence ATGAGTGAATTAAAAGTAAGCTGTATTAATACAAATATGTATGGAATGAACTCTTATATAGTTTCTGTAGAAGATGAAGCTATTATAATAGATATTGCTAAACTCTCATTTGGATATGATGATTATACAAAACTATTAGAAGGCAAAAAACTTATTAATGTATTATTTACACATGGGCACTTTGACCATATGTCTGGTGCTGATGATATAAGAACTATTTATAAAGATACAAAACATGCTGTACATAAAGATGATTATGACTTCTTTCAAGATGCTGAATTAAATGCAAGCGGATATTTTGGAAAAGGAATTAAATGCCAAAGTCCAGAAATAAAGTTTAATGATGGGGATACTTTCAAATTAAAAGACAAAGAGTTTAAGGTAATACATACTCCAGGGCACACAAAAGGAGGAGTTTGCTATTATACAGAAGGTCATTTATTTTGCGGAGATACTATATTTGCTTATGGAATAGGAAGATACGATTTAGCTACAGGAAATTATGCAGAGCTTGAAAACAGCATAACAAATATTATATACAAACTTCCAGATGATACGTTACTTTATCCAGGTCATGATGCTTATGGATTTAAGTTATCGCAAAGAAAGAAGATGGGCATAATGTGA
- a CDS encoding 8-oxoguanine deaminase, protein MSSIFIKNISSIVTCDNNDTVHNYTNLLIENEVITYIGKEEKKADKVIDASGCFMYPGLINTHHHLYQIFSRNLPQVQNMELFDWLRTLYEIWKNINNDVVYYSSIAAMGELLKTGCTTCFDHHYVFPSNNSETLLDSQFAAAKDLGIRMYASRGSMDLSKKDGGLPPDSVVQSLDEILKDCQKAVEKYHDSSRYSMNMVALAPCSPFSVTEELLKQSAILARDLKVRLHTHLCETKDEERYVKEKFNMRPLEYMESLGWVGNDVWYAHGIHFNEKELKFLADTQTGVAHCPISNMKLSSGVCKIPEMLELGVPVGLAVDGSASNDGSSLLEEMRVCYLLHRLNSSDKAPSAYDILKIATNGSARVLGRDDIGSLEVGKAADLFMIDMRRLEMVGANFDPKSLFGTIGWKGNVDYTIVNGKVVVEKGRLITIDEEKMYRLADDIENKYLDKSK, encoded by the coding sequence ATGTCAAGTATTTTTATCAAAAATATTTCTTCTATAGTTACTTGCGATAACAATGATACGGTTCATAACTACACTAATCTACTAATAGAAAATGAAGTTATAACCTATATTGGCAAAGAAGAAAAAAAAGCTGATAAAGTTATTGATGCTTCAGGCTGCTTTATGTATCCCGGACTTATCAATACACATCATCATTTGTATCAAATATTCAGTAGAAATCTGCCTCAAGTACAAAACATGGAATTATTTGACTGGCTTAGAACTTTATACGAAATTTGGAAAAATATAAATAATGATGTTGTTTATTATAGTTCTATTGCTGCAATGGGTGAATTATTAAAAACAGGCTGTACTACTTGTTTTGATCATCATTATGTGTTTCCAAGTAATAACTCTGAAACATTATTAGATTCTCAGTTTGCTGCTGCTAAAGATTTAGGAATAAGAATGTATGCTTCAAGAGGAAGTATGGATTTAAGCAAAAAAGACGGCGGACTTCCTCCTGATTCTGTTGTTCAGTCATTAGATGAAATTTTAAAAGATTGCCAAAAAGCAGTGGAAAAATACCATGATTCTTCACGCTATTCTATGAATATGGTGGCATTGGCTCCTTGCTCACCTTTTAGCGTTACAGAAGAATTATTAAAGCAATCTGCAATATTAGCAAGAGATTTAAAAGTAAGACTTCATACACATTTATGTGAAACTAAAGATGAAGAAAGATATGTTAAAGAAAAATTTAATATGCGTCCTTTGGAATATATGGAATCTTTAGGCTGGGTTGGTAATGATGTTTGGTATGCTCATGGTATTCACTTCAATGAAAAAGAATTAAAATTTTTAGCTGATACTCAAACAGGAGTAGCACATTGTCCTATATCAAACATGAAGTTAAGTTCTGGAGTTTGCAAAATACCTGAAATGCTTGAATTAGGAGTACCTGTTGGACTTGCTGTTGATGGAAGTGCAAGTAATGACGGATCTAGTTTGCTTGAAGAGATGAGAGTTTGTTATTTACTTCATAGACTTAATTCAAGCGATAAAGCTCCTTCAGCTTATGATATATTAAAAATTGCTACTAATGGAAGTGCAAGAGTTTTAGGCCGTGACGATATAGGAAGTTTGGAAGTGGGTAAGGCAGCTGATTTATTTATGATAGATATGAGAAGATTAGAGATGGTTGGTGCTAACTTTGACCCTAAATCGTTATTCGGTACTATAGGCTGGAAAGGAAATGTTGATTATACTATAGTTAATGGAAAAGTGGTTGTTGAAAAAGGAAGACTAATTACTATAGATGAAGAAAAGATGTACAGACTTGCAGATGATATTGAAAATAAATATTTAGATAAATCTAAATAA
- a CDS encoding 8-oxoguanine deaminase, producing the protein MSSVFIKNASSIVTCDDNDAVHSNSNILIENGVITYIGKEEKKADKIIDASGCFVYPGLINTHHHLFQIFTRNLPQVQNMELFEWLTNLYEIWKNLNHDVVYYSSITAMGELLKTGCTTCFDHHYLFPQKNSEMLLDSQFRAAKDLGIRMYASRGSMDLSKKDGGLPPDSVVQSLDEILKDCERVVKKYHDPSRYSMSMVALAPCAPFNVTGELMKQSAVLARDLKVRLHTHLCETKDEEVFVREKFNMRPLEYMETLGWVGEDVWYAHGIHFNDKELKYLADTKTGVAHCPISNMKLSSGVCKIPEMLELGVPVGLAVDGSASNDGSSLLEEMRVCYLLHRLNSSDKAPSAYDILKIATNGGAKVLGRDDIGSLEVGKAADLFMIDMRRLEMVGANFDPKSLFGTIGWKGSVDYTIVNGKVVVEKGKLISVDEEKMYKLADETENKYLSII; encoded by the coding sequence ATGTCAAGTGTTTTTATCAAAAATGCTTCTTCAATAGTTACTTGTGATGATAATGATGCAGTTCATAGTAATAGTAATATTTTGATAGAAAATGGTGTTATTACTTATATTGGTAAAGAAGAAAAAAAAGCTGATAAAATAATTGATGCTTCAGGCTGTTTTGTATATCCGGGGCTTATTAATACACATCATCATTTATTTCAAATATTTACAAGAAACCTTCCTCAAGTACAGAATATGGAATTATTTGAATGGCTTACAAATCTCTATGAAATTTGGAAAAACTTAAATCATGATGTTGTTTATTATAGCTCTATTACAGCAATGGGAGAGTTATTAAAAACAGGCTGTACTACTTGCTTTGACCATCATTATTTATTTCCGCAAAAAAACTCAGAAATGCTTTTAGATTCTCAATTTAGAGCAGCTAAAGATTTAGGAATAAGAATGTATGCTTCAAGAGGAAGTATGGATTTAAGCAAAAAAGACGGCGGACTTCCTCCTGATTCAGTTGTTCAGTCATTAGATGAAATTTTAAAAGATTGCGAGAGAGTAGTAAAAAAATATCATGACCCATCAAGATATTCTATGAGTATGGTAGCATTAGCTCCTTGTGCTCCTTTTAATGTAACTGGAGAGTTAATGAAGCAATCTGCAGTATTAGCAAGAGATTTGAAAGTTAGACTTCATACACATTTATGTGAAACTAAAGATGAAGAAGTATTTGTAAGAGAAAAATTTAATATGCGTCCTTTAGAATATATGGAAACATTGGGTTGGGTTGGTGAAGATGTATGGTATGCACATGGTATTCACTTTAATGATAAAGAGTTAAAATATTTGGCTGATACAAAAACAGGAGTAGCTCATTGTCCTATATCAAACATGAAGTTAAGTTCTGGAGTTTGCAAAATACCTGAAATGCTTGAATTAGGAGTACCTGTTGGACTTGCTGTCGATGGAAGTGCAAGTAATGACGGTTCTAGTTTGCTTGAAGAGATGAGAGTTTGTTATTTACTTCATAGACTTAATTCAAGCGATAAAGCTCCTTCAGCTTATGATATATTAAAAATTGCTACTAATGGAGGAGCTAAAGTTTTAGGACGTGATGATATAGGAAGTTTGGAAGTGGGTAAGGCAGCTGATTTGTTTATGATAGATATGAGAAGATTAGAGATGGTTGGTGCTAACTTTGACCCTAAATCTTTATTTGGTACTATAGGCTGGAAAGGCTCTGTTGATTATACTATAGTTAATGGAAAAGTTGTTGTTGAGAAAGGAAAACTAATAAGCGTAGATGAAGAGAAAATGTACAAACTTGCAGATGAAACAGAAAATAAATATTTGTCTATAATATAA
- a CDS encoding alpha-hydroxy-acid oxidizing protein: MTYKEIIEVAKDCMGFCKACATCNGRVCRDCMPGPGAKGIGDVAIRNYDKWRDIRLNMDTISSNEDVDTSFELFGKKFKYPIFAGPVGAVQLHYGKKYTEEEYNDILVKSCNEAEIAAFTGDGTNPNVMIAATTMIKKQNGIGIPTVKPWNMDVIKEKMKLVADSNAFAVAMDVDAAGLPFLKNLTPKAGSKTVDELRQIKEIANRPFIIKGIMTVKGAKKAVEAGADAIIVSNHGGRVLDQCPSTAEVLPEIVDAVKGKIKILVDGGIRSGADVLKALAIGADGVVIARTFVIAVYGGAEDGVKSYTAQLGAELEDAMTMCGVHSLKEINRDIVRF, translated from the coding sequence ATGACATATAAAGAGATTATAGAAGTTGCAAAAGACTGCATGGGTTTTTGTAAGGCTTGTGCTACATGTAATGGCAGAGTATGCAGAGACTGTATGCCAGGACCAGGCGCCAAAGGAATTGGAGATGTTGCCATTAGAAACTATGACAAATGGAGAGATATAAGACTTAATATGGATACAATATCTTCAAATGAAGATGTTGATACTTCTTTTGAGTTATTCGGAAAAAAATTTAAGTATCCTATATTTGCTGGCCCTGTTGGAGCAGTTCAGCTTCATTATGGGAAAAAATACACTGAAGAAGAATATAATGATATATTAGTAAAATCATGCAATGAAGCAGAAATCGCCGCATTTACTGGTGATGGAACTAATCCTAATGTAATGATAGCTGCTACTACTATGATAAAAAAACAAAATGGTATAGGTATCCCTACTGTAAAGCCTTGGAATATGGATGTTATAAAAGAAAAAATGAAGTTGGTTGCAGATTCTAATGCATTTGCTGTTGCTATGGACGTTGATGCTGCTGGGCTGCCTTTTTTGAAAAACCTCACTCCAAAAGCTGGAAGTAAAACAGTTGATGAATTAAGACAAATAAAAGAAATTGCTAATAGGCCGTTTATAATAAAAGGAATAATGACTGTTAAAGGGGCTAAAAAGGCTGTTGAGGCTGGAGCTGATGCGATAATAGTTTCAAATCATGGAGGAAGAGTACTTGATCAATGTCCTTCTACTGCTGAAGTTTTACCTGAAATTGTTGATGCTGTTAAAGGAAAAATCAAAATATTAGTAGACGGAGGTATTAGAAGCGGTGCTGATGTATTAAAGGCTCTCGCTATTGGTGCTGATGGTGTTGTTATTGCAAGAACTTTTGTTATAGCTGTATATGGCGGGGCAGAAGATGGTGTTAAATCTTACACTGCTCAATTGGGCGCTGAGCTTGAAGATGCTATGACAATGTGCGGTGTTCATAGCCTAAAAGAAATAAACAGAGATATTGTTAGATTTTAA